In a genomic window of Pedobacter sp. KBS0701:
- the kdpA gene encoding potassium-transporting ATPase subunit KdpA, protein MNTELTGIIATFLLTLVIAIPLGKYLAKVFAGEKVWTDFLKPLETGIYKLSGINIKEQMNWKQQLKALLTINILWLFYGFFVLIFQDKLPFNPDGNPGMTPDLAFNTIISFVANCNLQHYSGESGVSYLTQQYVLMFLQFVSAATGIAAAVVLFKAFRDKTTTELGNFWEFFVKSITRLLLPLSFVMALILTFSGTPASYEGKDQFISLQGDTVHVSRGPAAQMIAIKHLGTNGGGYFGANSAHPFENPSYFTNMVELIAQVIIPIAMVIAFGYFIRRKKLAWTIFGVMTIGLFMLLLPMLSSELGGSPALAKMGISQTTGAMEGKEVRFGPAASAYWATVTTIISTGSVNSMHDSTMPMSGTWQLLGMMINSFYGGCGVGLLNYFIYLIVAVFISGLMVGRTPEFLGHKVEAREIKIAAIITLLSPFLILAGTAVASYIFTSHGNAAWTVQPKSWLNNPGFHGFSEMLYEMTSSNANNGSGFEGLGDNNMFWNLSTGIVIFLGRFLPIIGPVAIAGLLGAKKFIPESAGTLKTDTKTFALMTFAVIIVLNALSYFPALALGPLAEYFTMLK, encoded by the coding sequence ATGAATACTGAATTAACAGGCATCATTGCCACATTTCTGCTCACCCTGGTTATTGCCATCCCTTTAGGTAAGTACCTGGCCAAGGTTTTTGCAGGAGAAAAAGTCTGGACAGATTTTTTAAAACCACTGGAAACTGGTATTTACAAGCTTTCCGGAATCAATATTAAAGAACAGATGAACTGGAAACAGCAGTTAAAAGCACTGCTTACCATTAATATACTCTGGTTGTTTTACGGTTTTTTTGTACTCATCTTTCAGGATAAACTTCCATTCAATCCGGATGGAAACCCTGGAATGACACCAGATCTGGCTTTTAATACCATTATCAGCTTTGTTGCTAACTGTAACCTGCAGCATTATTCGGGCGAGAGTGGCGTAAGTTACCTTACCCAGCAATATGTGCTTATGTTTCTTCAGTTTGTGAGCGCCGCAACAGGTATCGCCGCTGCAGTAGTCCTTTTTAAAGCTTTTAGGGATAAAACGACAACCGAGCTTGGTAATTTCTGGGAATTTTTTGTAAAATCAATTACCCGTTTATTATTGCCTTTATCTTTTGTAATGGCCCTAATCTTAACTTTTAGTGGTACACCTGCAAGTTATGAGGGTAAAGATCAATTTATCTCCCTACAGGGAGACACCGTGCATGTTTCGAGGGGACCAGCTGCTCAAATGATTGCCATTAAACATTTAGGTACAAATGGTGGAGGTTATTTTGGTGCCAATTCAGCACATCCATTCGAAAACCCAAGCTACTTTACCAATATGGTTGAGCTGATTGCACAGGTCATCATTCCGATTGCCATGGTAATTGCCTTCGGCTATTTTATCCGCAGAAAAAAACTGGCCTGGACCATCTTTGGTGTAATGACCATTGGTTTGTTTATGCTGCTGCTCCCTATGTTAAGCTCAGAACTAGGTGGAAGTCCGGCTCTGGCGAAAATGGGTATTTCACAGACTACCGGAGCGATGGAAGGAAAAGAGGTTCGTTTTGGCCCCGCAGCCTCCGCTTACTGGGCAACTGTTACAACAATTATTTCTACCGGATCGGTAAACAGCATGCACGATAGCACCATGCCGATGTCGGGTACATGGCAGTTACTCGGTATGATGATTAACTCTTTTTACGGAGGTTGCGGCGTAGGTTTATTGAATTACTTCATTTACCTGATTGTTGCTGTGTTTATTTCGGGTTTGATGGTGGGCAGAACGCCGGAGTTTCTTGGGCATAAGGTTGAGGCCAGAGAAATCAAGATTGCGGCCATTATTACTTTGTTAAGCCCGTTTTTGATCCTTGCCGGAACTGCTGTTGCAAGCTACATCTTTACCAGTCATGGCAATGCAGCCTGGACTGTTCAACCTAAAAGCTGGCTTAATAATCCTGGTTTCCACGGATTCTCTGAGATGCTGTATGAAATGACTTCATCAAATGCCAACAATGGTTCGGGATTTGAAGGACTGGGAGACAACAATATGTTCTGGAATCTATCCACTGGTATTGTGATTTTCTTAGGTCGTTTCTTACCAATTATCGGCCCGGTTGCCATTGCCGGATTACTGGGAGCCAAAAAATTCATCCCTGAATCGGCCGGTACGCTTAAAACAGATACCAAAACTTTTGCACTGATGACTTTTGCGGTAATCATCGTTTTAAATGCACTTTCTTATTTCCCTGCTCTGGCCTTAGGTCCTTTGGCGGAATATTTTACCATGCTTAAATAG
- a CDS encoding alpha-L-arabinofuranosidase C-terminal domain-containing protein encodes MERKSWLLIALILVAVNVLAINKRTTNEPDSAYLFAYNANGLRFAWSLDKQNWTPIGNDYTYLKSDYGRWGSEKKMITPFLIQGKDGLWVCIWSLNDHTLQFATSSSKDLVSWSPQNYPYVKQGKNVLRPIIKYDGNLDEYTVTYADANEKYFQTKTKDLNHYSPVKEVPASAYRNGSTLANLSNAGNGQMHRLPWKVILGLKKAYELKDYKNKQDRETTKDDAQRFAGLKNVEAKITFQPNKAKAISNMLTGVFFEDLNYAADGGLYAELIQNRDFEYHPRDKEYNDQNWNSSYAWILKGDRATMKIDSISPIHPNNPHYAVLDIPLAGASILNSGFDGIALKKGETYDFSLSSKLLNIKKMNLEVRLVSDKQGILAKSNLNITSSNWKTEALTLVSSADVTDAKLEIVMGNPGRIAIDMVSLFPKSTFKGRKNGLRADLAQTIGDIHPRFVRFPGGCLAHGDGIANIYKWKNSIGPLAARKPDRNLWGYHQTMGLGYYEYFQFCEDIGAAPVPVVAAGVPCQNSGTGGGGQQGGIPMSEMGQYIQDIVDLIEYANGDVKTEWGKKRAEAGHPKPFNLKYIGIGNEDQITEVFAERFTMIYKALKKSHPEIIIIGTAGPFYEGTDYEAGWQIASSLSVPIIDEHYYQSPGWFINNQNFYDSYDRSKSKVYLGEYAASLPGGNRTNLETSLAEALYLISLERNGDVVSMASYAPLIAKEGHTQWNPDLIYFNNSEVKPTTGYFVQQLYGQNAGDEYIPSTMVLSSNQENVNKRMACSMVKDAKTGDLIIKLVNLLPVTVNTSLDFNQQQLGKNTIKTVISGNPADKKAVPVMTTINTDASRQLELPAYSFTVLRFKAQ; translated from the coding sequence ATGGAAAGAAAATCCTGGCTTCTTATAGCGCTGATCTTAGTGGCAGTAAATGTATTGGCTATAAATAAAAGAACAACCAACGAACCTGATTCGGCTTATTTATTTGCATATAATGCAAACGGACTTCGGTTTGCCTGGAGTTTAGATAAACAGAACTGGACTCCAATAGGAAACGATTATACCTACCTGAAAAGCGATTATGGCCGGTGGGGAAGCGAAAAAAAAATGATAACACCTTTTCTTATCCAGGGCAAAGATGGACTTTGGGTATGTATCTGGAGCCTGAACGACCATACACTACAGTTTGCTACCTCAAGTTCGAAAGATCTTGTAAGCTGGAGTCCGCAAAACTATCCTTATGTCAAGCAAGGTAAAAATGTTTTACGTCCAATTATTAAATACGATGGTAACCTTGATGAATATACCGTAACCTATGCGGATGCTAACGAAAAATATTTTCAAACCAAAACCAAAGATTTAAACCATTACAGCCCTGTAAAAGAAGTGCCTGCTTCAGCTTATCGCAATGGGAGTACATTAGCTAATCTATCCAATGCAGGCAATGGGCAAATGCATCGTTTACCATGGAAAGTTATTCTAGGCTTAAAAAAAGCATACGAACTAAAAGATTATAAAAACAAACAGGACAGAGAAACTACTAAGGATGATGCACAGCGTTTTGCAGGGCTTAAAAATGTGGAGGCAAAAATAACTTTCCAACCCAATAAAGCAAAAGCGATCAGCAATATGCTAACAGGTGTATTTTTCGAAGATTTAAATTATGCAGCCGATGGCGGTTTGTATGCTGAACTGATTCAAAACAGGGATTTTGAATATCACCCCCGTGATAAAGAATACAATGACCAAAACTGGAACAGCAGTTATGCCTGGATATTGAAGGGTGATCGTGCTACCATGAAAATAGATTCGATTTCGCCAATTCATCCCAATAATCCGCACTATGCGGTTTTAGATATCCCCCTCGCCGGAGCATCCATTCTTAATAGTGGTTTTGATGGAATAGCATTGAAAAAAGGCGAAACTTATGATTTTTCTTTATCATCAAAGTTATTGAATATAAAAAAGATGAATCTCGAAGTAAGACTGGTAAGTGATAAACAGGGAATTTTGGCTAAATCAAATTTAAACATCACTTCAAGTAACTGGAAAACAGAAGCATTAACTTTAGTATCTTCTGCAGATGTGACCGATGCAAAACTCGAAATCGTGATGGGTAATCCGGGGCGTATTGCAATTGATATGGTTTCATTGTTTCCAAAAAGTACTTTTAAAGGTCGAAAAAATGGCTTAAGGGCAGATCTGGCTCAAACCATTGGAGATATACACCCTCGTTTCGTACGTTTTCCGGGAGGTTGCCTTGCGCATGGTGATGGCATTGCCAACATTTACAAATGGAAAAATTCAATAGGCCCCTTAGCTGCGCGTAAACCAGACCGAAACCTTTGGGGCTATCATCAAACCATGGGACTTGGTTATTACGAATATTTTCAGTTCTGTGAAGATATTGGTGCTGCACCCGTTCCGGTAGTAGCTGCCGGTGTACCCTGCCAGAATTCAGGTACAGGTGGTGGTGGCCAACAAGGCGGTATACCAATGAGTGAAATGGGGCAATATATACAGGATATAGTAGATTTAATAGAATACGCTAATGGTGATGTAAAAACCGAATGGGGTAAGAAACGTGCTGAAGCAGGCCACCCAAAACCATTTAACCTGAAGTATATAGGCATTGGCAATGAAGACCAGATTACAGAAGTATTTGCTGAACGGTTTACGATGATCTATAAAGCACTGAAAAAATCGCATCCAGAAATTATAATTATTGGTACGGCAGGTCCGTTTTACGAAGGAACTGATTATGAAGCTGGCTGGCAAATTGCATCAAGCCTTAGCGTTCCTATTATTGACGAACATTATTACCAATCGCCGGGTTGGTTTATCAATAATCAAAATTTTTACGACAGTTACGATCGGTCTAAATCGAAAGTGTACCTGGGCGAGTATGCGGCTAGTTTACCTGGTGGCAATAGAACAAACCTGGAAACTTCACTCGCTGAAGCACTGTACCTAATTTCACTGGAACGCAATGGTGACGTGGTGAGTATGGCATCTTATGCCCCGCTTATAGCTAAAGAGGGGCATACACAATGGAATCCTGATCTGATTTATTTTAACAATTCGGAGGTAAAACCTACAACAGGCTATTTTGTACAACAATTATACGGACAGAATGCTGGTGATGAGTATATCCCATCAACTATGGTTCTTTCTTCAAACCAGGAAAATGTAAATAAACGGATGGCCTGTTCGATGGTTAAAGATGCCAAAACCGGAGATTTGATAATTAAACTGGTTAACCTGCTTCCGGTTACCGTGAACACCTCGCTCGATTTCAATCAACAACAACTTGGAAAAAACACCATCAAAACTGTAATCTCAGGTAATCCAGCTGATAAAAAAGCTGTTCCGGTTATGACAACAATCAATACAGATGCAAGCAGACAACTTGAGCTACCGGCTTACTCTTTTACCGTTTTAAGATTTAAAGCGCAATAG
- a CDS encoding glycosyltransferase family 87 protein, whose amino-acid sequence MNTFTKTNLGKLSSLLLKKECIFAVYLILALVAGFKQYHHHSYNNYLIFKYVYWHTIDLQNLYNNYPEYQDSNHYGPIFSIFIAPFALLPDGLGCILWNIANVTILLWGIYSLPISPNKRTIIAWICAHEALTALFSFQFNIALTGLILLSFSYLIKQKEIKSAFFIAFGTLVKLYGIVGLAFFFFTKNKLKFIAGCFAAFLVLFALPMVISSPGFVIQSYADWYHSLAHKNDLNASLTSFQDISLMGIVRRTTGNVNIPNAPFLIVGLILFALPYLRIKQYKHVGFRLMLLASTLIFTVIFSSGSESPTYIIAFAGIAIWFMVQQNPKKGWIIALFVFAFILTSLSPTDIFPRPVKEFIRLYSLKALPCVIIWLTIIYQMMKEDFESYLIADK is encoded by the coding sequence ATGAACACTTTTACAAAAACTAATCTCGGTAAACTGTCCTCATTGCTCTTAAAAAAGGAATGTATATTTGCTGTTTACCTCATACTGGCGCTTGTAGCTGGTTTTAAACAATATCATCACCATTCCTACAACAATTATCTGATTTTTAAATATGTATATTGGCATACCATCGATTTACAGAATTTATATAATAATTATCCCGAATACCAGGACAGCAACCACTACGGCCCCATATTTTCAATTTTCATAGCGCCTTTTGCCTTATTACCTGATGGATTGGGCTGTATACTTTGGAACATCGCCAATGTTACCATATTACTTTGGGGAATTTACAGCCTACCCATATCACCTAACAAGCGAACCATAATTGCGTGGATCTGCGCACATGAAGCATTAACTGCACTCTTCAGTTTTCAGTTTAACATTGCATTAACAGGATTAATATTACTAAGTTTCTCCTATCTGATTAAACAAAAAGAAATAAAATCGGCTTTTTTTATCGCCTTCGGCACATTGGTTAAACTTTACGGAATTGTTGGATTGGCATTTTTTTTCTTTACCAAAAATAAATTAAAATTTATAGCGGGTTGTTTTGCTGCATTTTTAGTACTATTCGCCCTGCCAATGGTAATTTCATCTCCAGGCTTTGTTATCCAGTCTTATGCAGACTGGTATCATTCCCTTGCCCATAAAAATGACTTAAATGCATCATTAACCTCATTCCAGGATATTTCTTTAATGGGTATTGTAAGGAGAACAACAGGTAATGTTAATATTCCGAATGCGCCTTTTTTAATAGTTGGACTAATACTATTTGCTTTGCCCTATTTACGGATTAAACAATATAAACATGTTGGCTTTAGGTTAATGTTATTGGCATCGACGCTTATTTTTACCGTTATATTTAGCAGCGGTTCCGAATCGCCAACTTATATTATCGCTTTTGCAGGCATCGCCATTTGGTTTATGGTGCAGCAAAACCCAAAAAAAGGGTGGATAATAGCCTTGTTTGTTTTTGCGTTTATATTAACCAGCTTATCGCCAACCGATATTTTCCCCAGGCCGGTTAAAGAATTTATTCGTCTATATTCACTTAAAGCCCTACCTTGCGTTATCATTTGGCTAACCATAATCTATCAAATGATGAAAGAAGATTTTGAGTCTTATCTGATTGCCGATAAATGA
- a CDS encoding lipid A deacylase LpxR family protein, with protein MLKIYFSLLFIGIAEISYAQNYKNELVIISENDAYIDITSDRYYTNGAFIKFRHALNGENLKTGRSKEIIGFELGQKIYNPYYSFVPNPALHDRPFTAYLYGEANYSRFYDNKQLLKVSAQLGVTGKDALGEKFQKAFHKLVGQNQIEGWEYGLNSELALNLGAEYNKLLITTNNKVFDVTGTASAALGNVITKANLGTMFRLGRFNDMGGSAAFNSLVNNNNNYKAQRKYELFLSVSPQLHAVVFDSSLQGGLFRNDKGPITFKPKPFVFTTQVGLTFAIARWTANYTASFTSNEVKNSATGYRYAFYSLAYRFSKN; from the coding sequence ATGCTCAAAATATACTTTTCTCTGCTATTTATCGGCATTGCAGAAATTAGTTACGCGCAAAATTATAAAAATGAGCTTGTTATTATCTCAGAGAATGATGCTTATATTGATATTACCAGCGACCGCTATTATACAAACGGTGCTTTTATTAAATTTAGGCACGCTTTAAACGGTGAAAACCTGAAAACCGGGAGAAGCAAAGAGATTATAGGCTTTGAGCTTGGTCAAAAAATTTACAATCCCTATTATAGTTTCGTACCTAATCCAGCTTTACATGACAGGCCTTTCACAGCATACTTATATGGAGAGGCTAATTATAGCCGGTTTTATGATAACAAACAGCTGTTAAAAGTTTCGGCACAGCTTGGCGTTACGGGAAAAGATGCCTTGGGCGAAAAGTTTCAAAAAGCATTTCATAAACTGGTTGGTCAAAACCAGATTGAAGGATGGGAATACGGTTTAAATAGTGAGCTGGCACTGAACCTGGGCGCCGAATACAACAAACTTTTAATAACCACCAATAATAAGGTATTTGATGTTACGGGAACGGCTTCGGCTGCGCTTGGCAACGTAATTACAAAGGCCAACCTTGGTACCATGTTCCGTTTGGGAAGATTTAATGATATGGGAGGCTCAGCAGCTTTTAACAGTTTGGTGAATAATAACAACAACTATAAAGCTCAGCGCAAATACGAACTTTTTCTTTCGGTTAGTCCACAATTACATGCTGTGGTATTTGATTCGAGCCTGCAGGGTGGTTTATTTAGGAATGATAAGGGACCGATTACCTTTAAACCAAAACCTTTTGTTTTTACCACACAGGTGGGGTTAACTTTTGCTATTGCACGCTGGACAGCCAACTATACGGCTAGCTTTACTTCGAATGAAGTTAAAAATAGCGCCACTGGCTACCGTTATGCCTTTTATAGTCTTGCTTACCGTTTTAGTAAAAACTAA
- the kdpF gene encoding K(+)-transporting ATPase subunit F: MTALFIIAVAVFIYMIYVLIKPEKF, encoded by the coding sequence ATGACCGCATTATTTATTATCGCCGTCGCCGTATTTATCTATATGATCTACGTGCTGATTAAACCCGAAAAATTTTAA
- a CDS encoding glycosyltransferase family 2 protein yields the protein MNKLVSIVIPAYNEADNIFVITEGIKKVFSTMNYDYEIILVDDGSADHTLEKIKEYASTADNIFFLEFSKNFGHQLAVKAGMDHAFGDCVISMDCDMQHPPELIPDMIAKWETGYEVVYTIREEDKNLSKGKRSSSNLFYKTLNWLSDIDLEPGAADFRLLDQKVVNVFRNFHENEPFLRGLVKWLGFKQFAIRYHPAARFSGNSKYTLKKMMRLALHGVTSFSIKPLYSAVYLGFILSLASVLYIPYIIYAFVNHVEVSGWASVIMTIVFFGGLQLIILGIIGIYVGKMFMQTKNRPNYIIRSTNIQQK from the coding sequence ATGAATAAATTAGTTTCTATAGTAATACCTGCCTACAACGAAGCCGATAACATTTTTGTAATAACCGAAGGTATTAAAAAAGTTTTTTCGACCATGAATTATGATTATGAAATTATCCTGGTGGATGATGGAAGCGCCGATCATACCCTCGAAAAAATAAAAGAGTACGCTTCAACGGCAGACAACATATTCTTTCTCGAGTTTTCTAAGAACTTTGGCCACCAATTGGCGGTTAAAGCAGGCATGGACCATGCTTTTGGCGATTGTGTAATTTCCATGGATTGCGATATGCAACATCCTCCGGAATTGATTCCCGATATGATTGCAAAATGGGAAACGGGTTATGAGGTAGTTTATACCATTCGTGAAGAAGATAAAAATTTATCAAAAGGAAAAAGAAGCTCCTCAAACTTATTTTATAAAACCTTAAACTGGCTATCGGATATTGATCTCGAACCTGGCGCAGCTGATTTCCGTTTACTTGATCAAAAAGTTGTAAATGTTTTCAGGAATTTCCATGAAAATGAGCCTTTTCTACGTGGTTTGGTGAAATGGCTTGGGTTTAAACAGTTTGCCATTCGTTACCATCCTGCAGCACGCTTTTCGGGAAACAGCAAATATACTTTGAAAAAGATGATGAGGCTGGCATTACATGGCGTTACCTCATTTAGTATAAAGCCATTATATTCGGCAGTTTATTTAGGTTTTATTCTATCGCTTGCCTCTGTATTATACATTCCCTATATTATTTATGCATTTGTAAACCATGTAGAAGTTTCTGGCTGGGCATCGGTAATTATGACCATCGTCTTTTTTGGTGGACTACAGCTCATTATATTGGGTATTATAGGCATTTACGTAGGTAAAATGTTTATGCAAACTAAAAACCGCCCAAATTATATTATCCGTTCAACCAATATTCAGCAAAAATAA
- a CDS encoding S8 family peptidase, with protein sequence MNVNLKKLTFLAFVLCINFSLFAQSKNVQLPANWFNLDLQENGYFGISTEKAYRELLKDKKPKQNVIVAVIDGGVDINHPDLQSVLWTNKKEIPGNGIDDDGNGYIDDIHGWNFIGSKKGNLEFDNLELVRLLRIYTPKYQSTTNLTPLDSTQKEEFKLYKKMVGDFGKKYEDASNTFSVLIAINKVLDSVAKISKKEIPAMDDVDQYKADDETEEQVKTIIRKGAREDGSFEKFYKNIKEGYKQYDAMLKYNLNPKYDMRAELVGDDYSNAYQKDYGNNDVKGPDAFHGTHVSGIIGADRTNSAGVLGVANHVSIMAIRVVPTGDERDKDVANGIRYAVDNGAKVINMSFGKSYKWDKKAVDSAVKYAESKGVLLVHAAGNDNQNNDIEENFPNKFFDSKEAETYREANKKPGKPDFTPPKPMAQNNGMGMRPPYNRSTFVKPVPIDSAKFNLPHANNWIEVGASAYKDDDNLKADFSNYGKYNVDVFAPGFLIKSTVPDNKYEEADGTSMASPVVAGLAALILSYYPDLKPAQVREIIMKSVSKVAHKIKYKNDRGENTRVLFSEICVSGGIVNAYNALKLAETYK encoded by the coding sequence ATGAATGTAAACCTTAAGAAATTAACTTTTCTTGCTTTTGTTTTGTGTATAAATTTTAGCCTTTTTGCTCAAAGTAAGAATGTACAACTCCCTGCAAATTGGTTTAACCTCGATTTACAGGAGAATGGATATTTTGGTATTAGCACGGAGAAAGCTTATCGTGAACTTCTAAAGGATAAAAAACCTAAACAAAATGTTATTGTGGCGGTAATTGATGGTGGTGTAGATATCAATCATCCAGATTTGCAAAGTGTGTTATGGACGAATAAAAAAGAGATTCCTGGAAATGGAATAGACGATGACGGCAATGGTTATATTGATGATATCCATGGCTGGAATTTTATCGGCTCTAAAAAAGGTAATCTGGAGTTCGATAATTTAGAACTGGTTCGTTTGTTAAGAATTTACACTCCAAAATATCAATCAACAACCAATTTAACTCCTTTAGATAGTACGCAAAAGGAAGAATTTAAACTTTATAAGAAAATGGTTGGCGATTTCGGTAAAAAATACGAAGATGCCAGCAATACTTTTTCTGTTTTAATTGCTATTAACAAAGTTTTAGATTCTGTAGCCAAGATCAGTAAAAAAGAAATCCCAGCGATGGATGATGTTGATCAGTATAAGGCTGATGATGAAACGGAAGAGCAGGTAAAAACAATCATCAGAAAAGGTGCGAGGGAAGATGGTAGTTTCGAGAAATTTTATAAGAACATAAAGGAGGGATACAAGCAATACGATGCGATGCTGAAGTATAACCTGAACCCTAAATATGATATGCGAGCTGAACTGGTTGGCGATGATTATAGCAATGCTTACCAAAAAGATTATGGAAATAACGATGTTAAAGGTCCCGATGCTTTTCATGGTACGCACGTATCGGGAATTATTGGTGCTGATCGTACCAATTCGGCAGGTGTTTTGGGGGTAGCCAATCATGTAAGTATTATGGCGATCAGGGTAGTGCCCACGGGTGATGAACGCGATAAAGATGTGGCTAATGGCATCAGGTATGCAGTTGATAATGGCGCTAAGGTAATTAATATGAGTTTTGGCAAAAGCTACAAATGGGATAAAAAAGCGGTAGATTCTGCGGTTAAATATGCCGAAAGCAAAGGTGTATTATTAGTGCATGCCGCAGGGAACGATAACCAGAACAATGATATAGAAGAAAATTTCCCCAATAAGTTTTTTGACAGTAAAGAGGCAGAAACTTACAGGGAAGCTAATAAAAAACCTGGCAAGCCAGATTTCACACCACCTAAGCCTATGGCACAAAATAACGGAATGGGTATGAGGCCACCTTATAACCGATCTACATTCGTAAAGCCTGTACCAATTGACTCCGCAAAGTTTAATCTGCCGCATGCCAATAATTGGATTGAAGTAGGTGCAAGCGCTTATAAAGATGATGATAATCTGAAAGCCGATTTCTCTAATTATGGCAAGTATAATGTTGATGTTTTCGCCCCAGGGTTTTTAATCAAATCGACAGTGCCAGATAATAAATATGAAGAAGCTGATGGAACAAGTATGGCTTCCCCGGTTGTGGCTGGCCTTGCTGCTTTAATCTTAAGCTATTACCCTGATTTAAAACCAGCGCAGGTAAGAGAGATTATCATGAAATCTGTTTCTAAAGTAGCACATAAGATAAAATACAAGAATGATAGAGGGGAGAATACCCGCGTACTTTTTAGCGAAATCTGTGTGAGCGGAGGGATTGTGAATGCTTATAACGCACTTAAATTGGCAGAGACGTATAAATAA
- a CDS encoding polysaccharide deacetylase family protein: protein MVLLSFDIEEFDMPFEYGKEISFEDQIAISRAGTIAILDILDKYSVKATFFCTVTFAENIPDLIKRITETGHELASHGYYHSDFKPEHLLQSKLKLEELSGKEITGYRMARMMPVDEKEIEKAGYTYNTSINPTYLPGRYNNFNISRTHFIKDKVLQIPASVSPIVRFPLFWLSFHNLPLSIYKTLTSWTYKKDKYLNIYFHPWEFTDLNDFERFGFPGYVRKNTGVKMIERMEILISWMKRKHYPFGTFQEFIKTLES from the coding sequence ATGGTACTGCTAAGTTTTGATATCGAAGAGTTTGACATGCCTTTCGAATATGGGAAAGAAATCTCTTTTGAGGATCAGATTGCCATTTCGAGAGCAGGTACTATCGCTATTTTAGACATTTTGGATAAATATAGTGTGAAAGCTACTTTTTTTTGCACAGTTACTTTTGCTGAAAATATTCCGGATCTGATTAAGCGGATTACGGAAACAGGGCACGAACTCGCTTCGCACGGTTATTATCATTCTGATTTTAAACCCGAACATTTGCTTCAGTCAAAGCTAAAGCTGGAAGAACTTTCAGGTAAAGAAATTACAGGTTACCGCATGGCGAGAATGATGCCAGTTGATGAAAAGGAGATTGAGAAGGCTGGATACACCTATAATACATCTATCAATCCAACTTACCTACCCGGACGCTATAATAATTTTAATATTTCGCGAACGCATTTTATTAAAGATAAGGTTCTGCAGATCCCTGCTTCTGTTAGCCCAATTGTCCGTTTTCCGCTATTCTGGCTCTCTTTTCACAATCTGCCTTTAAGCATTTACAAAACCTTAACCAGCTGGACTTATAAAAAAGATAAATACCTGAATATCTATTTCCACCCCTGGGAATTTACCGATTTAAATGATTTTGAACGCTTTGGTTTCCCTGGTTATGTAAGAAAAAATACGGGTGTAAAAATGATCGAGCGTATGGAAATACTCATTTCCTGGATGAAGCGTAAACATTATCCATTTGGCACCTTTCAGGAGTTTATTAAAACCCTGGAATCTTAG